In a single window of the Rhizobiaceae bacterium genome:
- a CDS encoding SDR family oxidoreductase, with amino-acid sequence MAEKPLVAVTGASSGIGEATARAFSQAGHPVLLMARRLDRLEALGLPNAVIRKVDVRDRAAIAAAVKDAEAQYGPVDMMFANAGIARLGDIARQPPEHWDEMIDINTKGVLNSVHAVMNGMIERKHGTLVMMSSIAGRKVYPDHTVYCGTKFFVHAISESLREYLAPHDVRVIVVSPGIIDTEVLDGVLDPTTLANYKSNKAAIGGGISADIVADLILNAYQYPQRAIVQEIVITPTRQKY; translated from the coding sequence ATGGCAGAAAAACCGCTGGTCGCCGTCACGGGCGCAAGTTCAGGCATCGGAGAGGCGACTGCACGCGCATTCTCTCAAGCGGGCCATCCGGTCCTGCTGATGGCGCGGCGTCTCGACCGGCTGGAAGCGCTCGGCCTGCCGAATGCGGTCATCAGGAAGGTCGATGTGCGCGACCGCGCGGCGATTGCCGCCGCCGTCAAGGACGCCGAGGCGCAATATGGCCCGGTGGACATGATGTTCGCCAATGCGGGCATCGCACGGCTCGGCGACATCGCCCGGCAGCCGCCCGAACATTGGGACGAGATGATCGACATCAACACCAAGGGCGTGCTCAACAGCGTCCACGCCGTCATGAACGGCATGATCGAGCGCAAGCACGGCACGCTGGTGATGATGAGTTCGATTGCGGGCCGCAAGGTCTACCCCGACCACACCGTCTATTGCGGCACGAAGTTCTTTGTCCACGCGATCTCGGAAAGCCTGCGCGAATATCTTGCGCCGCACGACGTGCGCGTGATCGTGGTGTCGCCCGGCATCATTGACACCGAGGTGCTGGACGGCGTGCTAGATCCGACCACGCTCGCAAACTACAAATCCAACAAGGCAGCCATCGGCGGCGGCATCTCCGCCGACATCGTGGCCGACCTCATCCTCAACGCCTACCAGTATCCGCAGCGCGCCATCGTGCAGGAAATCGTCATCACGCCGACGCGGCAGAAGTACTGA
- a CDS encoding carbohydrate ABC transporter permease: MHQSTFARTMRTIAGWLVVGLFFFPIYFWTSVAFRDAKDIFNWPPILFDFKPTVRNFEQVFGISLGFGRPEAVTPGGGNFYMAPRLLDSIIVAAFSTMLAIVVATLAAYALSRMNFRGRHQFVNWVLSTRMMPPVAVAIPMFFIFKQFNLLDTYTGVIIVHGIMNLPLAVLLLKSFFDDIPAEIDESALLDGASRWTIFRRIVLPMARGGIAATAVLCFIFSWTEFLFVLTLTQTSLKTVPVVSSTFVTSIGTAWGNMAALGAAAIVPAFIVILLVQRHLVRGLTMGSLKQ; encoded by the coding sequence ATGCATCAGAGCACCTTTGCGAGAACCATGCGGACCATTGCCGGATGGCTGGTGGTCGGGCTGTTTTTCTTCCCGATCTATTTCTGGACCTCCGTCGCCTTCCGCGACGCGAAGGACATCTTCAACTGGCCGCCGATCTTGTTCGATTTCAAGCCGACCGTGCGCAATTTCGAGCAGGTGTTCGGCATTTCGCTCGGCTTCGGCAGGCCCGAGGCGGTCACGCCCGGCGGCGGCAATTTCTACATGGCGCCGCGGCTGCTGGATTCGATTATCGTCGCCGCTTTTTCGACCATGCTGGCAATCGTCGTGGCCACGCTTGCGGCCTATGCGCTGTCGCGCATGAACTTCCGCGGCAGGCACCAGTTCGTGAACTGGGTGCTGTCCACCCGCATGATGCCGCCGGTCGCGGTGGCCATCCCGATGTTCTTCATCTTCAAGCAGTTCAACCTGCTCGACACCTATACGGGCGTCATCATCGTGCACGGCATCATGAACCTGCCGCTGGCCGTGCTTCTGCTGAAGAGCTTCTTCGACGACATTCCGGCGGAGATCGACGAGAGCGCGCTTCTGGACGGGGCGTCGCGCTGGACTATCTTCCGGCGCATCGTGCTGCCGATGGCGAGAGGCGGCATCGCCGCGACGGCGGTGCTGTGCTTCATTTTTTCATGGACGGAGTTCCTCTTCGTCCTGACGCTGACCCAGACCAGCCTGAAAACGGTGCCGGTCGTGTCGTCCACTTTCGTGACTTCGATCGGCACCGCCTGGGGCAACATGGCCGCCCTCGGGGCTGCTGCGATCGTACCTGCCTTCATCGTGATCCTGCTCGTCCAGCGCCATCTGGTGCGTGGTCTGACCATGGGCTCGCTGAAGCAATGA
- a CDS encoding extracellular solute-binding protein: protein MRDHDRKLYLASLTDKLVKGQIGRRDFLRTAAKLGLGAGALGMGVQRAPFNFVSSARAQEALQPSPETLKWVADVSKPFAGTTLKLATESTPPSNALNSQLKKYFEEASGIKVEIEVLPLEQVLQKLTLDVASSLGTYDLYYIDQSWAASFNQDVFDPREQLQNAALAMPNYNIDDFLPALVDGIAMYDGRMVGVPYDIPIFIMIYRKDIYDELGLKAPTTMAELASNSKAIMEAKGPAMAGIAGQMKSGHYSLECEWTSMLWGHGGSIFNPDKKFVGNDEQGLEAMAYWTELKKSMPAGVDGWTWDGQGQAVAQGVAASMLSWGEFFPYFDDPTQTKISGLCEVAVPPAATSLRTKDQTAFGETPGVGHQGGSTLAVSKYSKSPDAAWIFMQWATSADTQALITALGGGTGPTRTSVYDDPRVKANARVGAGTTRHLPIVRETIANHMGSEPDLPEWAQLSSDTIPVALGKYFSGGYASAKEAMDDIATQVDDVLKG, encoded by the coding sequence ATGAGAGACCACGATAGGAAATTGTATCTGGCGTCCCTTACCGACAAGCTCGTCAAGGGCCAGATCGGCCGCCGCGACTTCTTGCGGACCGCCGCCAAGCTCGGCCTCGGCGCAGGCGCGCTTGGCATGGGCGTCCAGCGCGCCCCGTTCAACTTCGTCTCTTCGGCCCGCGCGCAGGAGGCGCTCCAGCCTTCGCCCGAAACGCTCAAATGGGTGGCCGACGTTTCAAAGCCCTTCGCCGGCACCACGCTCAAGCTTGCAACTGAATCAACGCCGCCGTCGAACGCATTGAACTCGCAGTTGAAAAAGTATTTCGAGGAAGCGAGCGGCATCAAGGTGGAGATCGAAGTCCTGCCGCTGGAGCAGGTGCTCCAGAAGCTGACGCTCGACGTCGCCTCCTCGCTCGGCACCTACGACCTGTACTATATCGATCAGAGCTGGGCGGCCTCCTTCAACCAGGACGTCTTCGACCCGCGCGAGCAGTTGCAGAACGCCGCCCTTGCCATGCCGAACTACAACATCGACGACTTCCTGCCCGCACTGGTGGACGGCATCGCGATGTATGACGGACGCATGGTCGGCGTGCCCTACGACATCCCGATCTTCATCATGATCTATCGCAAGGACATCTATGACGAGTTGGGTCTGAAGGCGCCGACGACGATGGCCGAACTCGCCAGCAACTCCAAGGCGATCATGGAGGCCAAGGGCCCGGCGATGGCGGGCATCGCGGGCCAGATGAAATCGGGCCACTATTCGCTGGAATGCGAATGGACCTCGATGCTCTGGGGCCATGGCGGCTCGATCTTCAATCCCGACAAGAAGTTCGTCGGCAATGACGAGCAGGGTCTCGAAGCGATGGCCTACTGGACCGAGCTGAAGAAGAGCATGCCCGCGGGCGTGGACGGCTGGACATGGGACGGCCAGGGCCAGGCGGTCGCGCAGGGCGTGGCGGCGTCAATGCTTTCCTGGGGTGAGTTCTTCCCCTATTTCGACGATCCGACGCAGACCAAGATCTCCGGCCTGTGCGAAGTGGCGGTGCCGCCTGCGGCAACCTCGCTGCGCACCAAGGACCAGACGGCCTTCGGCGAAACGCCGGGCGTCGGCCATCAGGGCGGCTCCACGCTGGCGGTGTCGAAATACTCCAAGAGCCCGGACGCTGCGTGGATCTTCATGCAGTGGGCGACATCTGCCGACACGCAGGCGCTGATCACCGCGCTTGGCGGCGGGACCGGCCCGACGCGCACCAGCGTCTATGACGATCCGCGCGTGAAGGCCAATGCCCGTGTCGGCGCCGGCACCACCCGCCACCTGCCGATCGTGCGCGAGACCATCGCCAACCACATGGGCTCGGAGCCCGACCTGCCGGAATGGGCGCAGCTTTCCTCCGACACCATACCGGTCGCGCTCGGCAAGTATTTCTCGGGCGGCTACGCCTCGGCCAAGGAAGCGATGGACGACATCGCCACGCAGGTCGACGACGTTCTGAAGGGCTAA
- the ugpC gene encoding sn-glycerol-3-phosphate ABC transporter ATP-binding protein UgpC produces MATVEYQRIGKSFGAVRIMQDISFKIDDHEFVVLLGPSGCGKTTLLRMTAGLERVDEGNLLIGGKRVNDVHPRDRDIAMVFQNYALYPTMKVYDNIAFSLEVAKLPAAEIRKRVERAAEILNLTAYLERYPKELSGGQRQRVAMGRAMVREAAVFLFDEPLSNLDAKLRAHMRTEIRQLHNRLKTTTIYVTHDQIEAMTMADTIVVMRAGKIEQIGSPDDVYDRPASKYVADFIGSSAINFLPGTVVSGDGAPAVDTNTGRVPLDATHAVKAGQQVVIGLRPTDLVVDDSGPLSARTVLLERLGHDAQLFCQGENGSFVAIVDKSARFPEGSVVNFSIPPSKVHVFDAQTELRL; encoded by the coding sequence ATGGCAACCGTTGAATACCAGCGCATAGGCAAATCCTTCGGCGCCGTGCGGATCATGCAGGACATTTCGTTCAAGATCGACGACCACGAGTTCGTCGTCCTGCTCGGACCCTCCGGCTGCGGAAAGACGACTCTGCTGCGCATGACCGCCGGGCTGGAACGCGTGGACGAAGGCAACCTCCTGATCGGCGGCAAGCGCGTCAACGATGTCCATCCGCGCGACCGCGACATTGCGATGGTGTTCCAGAACTACGCGCTTTATCCGACGATGAAGGTTTACGACAACATCGCGTTCAGCCTTGAGGTGGCAAAGCTTCCCGCCGCCGAAATCAGGAAGCGTGTCGAGCGCGCGGCGGAAATCCTCAACCTCACCGCCTATCTGGAGCGCTATCCGAAGGAGCTTTCCGGCGGCCAGCGCCAGCGCGTCGCCATGGGCCGTGCAATGGTGCGCGAGGCGGCGGTGTTCCTGTTCGATGAGCCGCTGTCCAATCTCGACGCGAAGCTTCGCGCCCATATGCGCACCGAAATCCGGCAACTCCACAATCGCCTCAAGACGACGACCATCTATGTCACCCACGACCAGATCGAGGCCATGACGATGGCCGACACGATCGTGGTGATGCGCGCGGGCAAGATCGAGCAGATCGGCAGCCCGGACGATGTCTATGACCGGCCTGCCAGCAAATACGTGGCCGACTTCATCGGCTCCTCGGCGATCAACTTCCTGCCGGGAACGGTGGTGTCCGGCGACGGCGCGCCTGCGGTCGATACCAATACGGGCCGGGTGCCGCTCGATGCCACCCATGCGGTCAAGGCGGGCCAGCAGGTCGTGATAGGCCTGCGCCCGACGGACCTCGTGGTGGACGATTCCGGGCCGCTTTCGGCGAGGACCGTGCTGCTCGAACGGCTCGGCCACGATGCACAGCTCTTCTGCCAGGGCGAAAACGGATCCTTCGTTGCCATTGTCGACAAGTCCGCGCGCTTCCCTGAAGGCAGCGTGGTGAATTTCTCCATTCCGCCGTCGAAGGTGCATGTGTTCGACGCGCAGACCGAACTGCGCCTGTGA